One Cellulomonas taurus genomic region harbors:
- a CDS encoding gluconate:H+ symporter, producing the protein MSTALLVAAAAEGPVASTGRLVTAAIVGIVVLVALIVWLKLHPFLSLMIGAAVLAVVAGLPYTDAFSSFTSGLGETVAGVGILIALGAIIGKMLIDSGGADQIVDTVLAKTPAKRLPWALAFAAFIIGIPLFFEVGVVLLIPVVMLVARRSKLSMIAVGIPALAGLSALHGLVPPHPGPLIAIDALQADLGLTLGLGLLVAIPTVAVAGPLLAKPLSRWVPLEPPTEILGAGERDEDAKRPSFGLALAVVLLPVVLMLAKTLAETVGFEDTGVGSVLDFIGTPLEALLITALVSLVAFGTLQGRGRGQISKLVDSSFAPIASILLIVGAGGGFKQTLVDTGVGDVIANGLDGAPISPLLAAWLVAVLIRVATGSATVATVTAAGIVAPLAEGLPASHVALMVLAIGAGSVFLSHVNDAGFWLVKEYFKMTVGQTFKTWSLMECVLSVTALIAILLLSLVV; encoded by the coding sequence ATGAGCACCGCCCTGCTGGTCGCCGCCGCGGCCGAGGGCCCGGTCGCCTCCACCGGCCGTCTGGTCACCGCCGCGATCGTCGGCATCGTGGTGCTGGTCGCCCTGATCGTCTGGCTGAAGCTGCACCCGTTCCTGTCGCTGATGATCGGCGCCGCGGTGCTGGCCGTGGTCGCCGGACTGCCCTACACCGACGCCTTCAGCTCCTTCACCAGCGGGCTGGGCGAGACGGTCGCCGGGGTGGGCATCCTGATCGCCTTGGGCGCGATCATCGGCAAGATGCTGATCGACTCCGGTGGCGCCGATCAGATCGTCGACACCGTCCTGGCCAAGACCCCGGCCAAACGACTGCCCTGGGCGCTGGCCTTCGCCGCGTTCATCATCGGCATTCCGCTGTTCTTCGAGGTCGGCGTCGTGCTGCTGATCCCGGTCGTCATGCTGGTCGCCCGCCGGTCGAAGCTGTCGATGATCGCGGTGGGCATCCCGGCCCTGGCCGGACTATCGGCGCTGCACGGCCTGGTGCCGCCGCACCCCGGACCGCTGATCGCCATCGACGCCCTCCAGGCCGACCTGGGTCTGACCCTGGGACTCGGCCTGCTGGTCGCGATCCCCACCGTCGCGGTCGCCGGCCCGTTGCTGGCCAAGCCGCTGAGCCGCTGGGTGCCGCTGGAGCCGCCGACCGAGATCCTCGGCGCCGGGGAGCGCGACGAGGACGCCAAGCGGCCCTCCTTCGGCCTCGCCCTGGCCGTGGTGCTGCTGCCGGTGGTCCTGATGCTGGCCAAGACCCTGGCCGAGACCGTCGGCTTCGAGGACACCGGCGTCGGCTCCGTGCTCGACTTCATCGGCACCCCGCTGGAGGCGCTGCTGATCACCGCGCTGGTGTCCCTGGTCGCCTTCGGCACCCTGCAGGGTCGTGGCCGCGGACAGATCAGCAAGCTGGTCGACTCCTCCTTCGCGCCGATCGCCAGCATCCTGCTGATCGTCGGCGCCGGCGGCGGGTTCAAGCAGACCCTGGTGGACACCGGGGTCGGCGACGTGATCGCCAACGGCCTGGACGGCGCACCGATCTCCCCGCTGCTGGCCGCCTGGCTGGTCGCGGTCCTGATCCGGGTCGCCACCGGGTCGGCCACGGTCGCCACGGTCACCGCCGCCGGGATCGTCGCGCCGCTGGCCGAGGGCCTGCCCGCCAGCCACGTCGCCCTGATGGTGCTCGCGATCGGCGCCGGGTCGGTGTTCCTCAGCCACGTGAACGACGCCGGATTCTGGTTGGTCAAGGAGTACTTCAAGATGACGGTCGGCCAGACGTTCAAGACCTGGTCGCTGATGGAGTGCGTGCTCTCCGTCACCGCGCTGATCGCGATCCTGCTGCTCAGCCTGGTGGTCTAG
- a CDS encoding gluconokinase, protein MSDVQHLVVMGVAGSGKTTVAQILADRLDRPYAEADEFHPQANIDKMSAGTPLTDDDRWPWLQAIRDWLTEQTRAGRSAIVTCSALKTAYRDVLREAEGRVTFVHLDGTIDQIGERMSGRSGHFMPPSLLPSQFETLQRLGDDEDGVVVQVGASPQSVVDNALSELGLEVAR, encoded by the coding sequence ATGTCCGACGTCCAGCACCTCGTGGTGATGGGGGTCGCGGGGTCAGGCAAGACCACCGTGGCGCAGATCCTGGCCGACCGCCTGGACCGGCCCTACGCCGAGGCCGACGAGTTCCACCCGCAGGCCAACATCGACAAGATGTCCGCCGGCACCCCGCTGACCGACGACGACCGCTGGCCGTGGCTGCAGGCCATCCGCGACTGGCTGACCGAGCAGACCCGCGCCGGACGCAGTGCCATCGTCACCTGCTCCGCGCTCAAGACCGCCTACCGCGACGTGCTGCGCGAGGCGGAGGGCCGCGTCACCTTCGTGCACCTGGACGGCACCATCGACCAGATCGGCGAGCGGATGTCCGGTCGCTCCGGCCACTTCATGCCGCCCTCGCTGCTGCCGTCCCAGTTCGAGACCCTGCAGCGCCTCGGCGACGACGAGGACGGCGTGGTCGTGCAGGTCGGCGCCTCGCCGCAGTCGGTGGTGGACAACGCCCTGAGCGAGCTGGGGCTGGAGGTGGCCCGATGA
- a CDS encoding FadR/GntR family transcriptional regulator: protein MAEVLHSGVTDVLGAEITSGDLAPGATLTLDGLQQRFGISRTVAREAMRGLEHLGLVTSKRRVGLVVRPAADWAVFDPQVIRWRLAGPHRVAQLRSLTELRAAVEPVAAAAAAQNADGAQADRLVALAARLRELSEAGESDDFLSADIEFHRLILTASGNEMFGALTDVVAEVLAGRTRHGLMPHHPHEEALAAHEAVAAAIRARDSGAAERAMGRITREIRDALTT from the coding sequence GTGGCCGAGGTGTTGCACAGCGGTGTCACGGACGTCCTCGGCGCGGAGATCACCTCCGGCGACCTCGCACCCGGCGCCACGCTCACCCTGGATGGCCTGCAGCAGCGGTTCGGCATCTCCCGCACCGTCGCGCGGGAGGCGATGCGCGGCCTGGAACACCTCGGGCTGGTCACCTCCAAGCGCCGGGTGGGGTTGGTGGTCCGGCCCGCCGCCGACTGGGCGGTCTTCGACCCGCAGGTGATCCGCTGGCGACTGGCCGGTCCGCACCGGGTCGCTCAGCTGCGCTCGCTGACCGAACTGCGGGCAGCCGTCGAACCGGTCGCCGCCGCCGCTGCCGCGCAGAACGCGGACGGCGCGCAAGCCGACCGGCTCGTGGCCCTGGCGGCCCGGCTGCGTGAGCTGAGCGAGGCGGGGGAGAGCGACGACTTCCTCTCCGCCGACATCGAGTTCCACCGGCTGATCCTGACCGCCAGCGGCAACGAGATGTTCGGTGCCCTCACCGATGTCGTCGCCGAGGTCCTGGCCGGACGCACCCGGCACGGCCTGATGCCGCACCACCCGCACGAGGAGGCGCTGGCCGCGCACGAGGCGGTCGCCGCCGCCATCCGGGCCCGCGACTCGGGCGCCGCCGAGCGGGCGATGGGCCGCATCACCCGCGAGATCCGCGACGCCCTGACCACCTGA
- a CDS encoding pyruvate dehydrogenase, producing MARTISIADQLVAQIVAAGARHIYGIVGDSLNPIVDAVRRAQKDGVDIAWVHVRHEEAAAFAAAAEAELTGNLAVCAGSCGPGNLHLINGLYDANRNRVPVLAIASHIPSAQIGTQFFQETHPDRLFLECSVYSEMISSPAQAGRVIRSAIHHAYGAPGVAVLTLPGDVADMESPAPATDILTRPARPRVVPDAAEVAALAAAIDDAKKVTILAGAGVKNAHDEVIALAELIGAPVGHSLRGKEVIQYDNPYDVGMTGLLGYGALQSAMDEADLLLLLGTDFPYDQFLPADVRTAQVDIDPTRLGRRTRMDLAVVGDVAETIRLLLPQIQRKSSRRFLDSMLKKHHKAMSGVVGAYTKDVEHHTPIHPEYAAVLLDEEAADDAVFTVDTGMGNVWAARYLTPNGKRRVIGSFLHGSMANAVPHAIGAAFAQRGDADAPQKHVVAIAGDGGLSMLLGELITLVHYNLPVKIILFDNATLGMVRLEMLVDGLPSFGTDSPSIDYAAVAKAVGIPAVRVEDPTQIRTALREAFSHDGPALIDLVTDPRALSLPPKITRQQVTGFTAAMSKEILGGGMGEVMSMARSNLRNIPRP from the coding sequence GTGGCACGGACCATCAGCATCGCCGACCAGCTCGTCGCACAGATCGTCGCGGCCGGCGCCCGGCACATCTACGGCATCGTCGGCGACAGCCTGAACCCGATCGTCGACGCCGTGCGGCGGGCGCAGAAGGACGGCGTCGACATCGCGTGGGTGCACGTCCGGCACGAGGAGGCCGCCGCCTTCGCCGCCGCCGCGGAGGCCGAGCTGACCGGCAACCTCGCGGTCTGCGCCGGGTCCTGCGGTCCGGGCAACCTGCACCTGATCAACGGCCTGTACGACGCGAACCGCAACCGGGTCCCCGTCCTGGCGATCGCCTCGCACATCCCCAGCGCGCAGATCGGCACCCAGTTCTTCCAGGAGACCCACCCGGACCGACTGTTCCTGGAGTGCTCGGTCTACTCGGAGATGATCAGCAGCCCGGCGCAGGCTGGACGGGTCATCCGGTCCGCGATCCACCACGCCTACGGCGCACCCGGGGTCGCGGTGCTGACCCTGCCCGGTGACGTCGCGGACATGGAGTCCCCGGCTCCGGCCACCGACATCCTGACCCGGCCCGCTCGCCCGCGCGTGGTGCCGGACGCCGCCGAGGTCGCCGCGCTGGCCGCCGCCATCGACGACGCCAAGAAGGTCACCATCCTGGCCGGCGCCGGCGTGAAGAACGCCCACGACGAGGTGATCGCCCTGGCGGAGCTGATCGGCGCCCCGGTGGGGCACAGCCTGCGCGGCAAGGAGGTCATCCAGTACGACAACCCCTACGACGTCGGGATGACCGGGCTGCTCGGCTACGGCGCCCTGCAGTCCGCGATGGACGAGGCCGATCTGCTCCTGCTGCTCGGCACTGACTTCCCCTACGACCAGTTCCTGCCCGCCGACGTGCGCACCGCCCAGGTGGACATCGACCCCACCCGCCTCGGTCGTCGCACCCGGATGGACCTGGCGGTGGTCGGTGACGTCGCCGAGACCATTCGCCTGCTGCTGCCCCAGATCCAGCGCAAGTCGTCGCGTCGGTTCCTGGACTCGATGCTGAAGAAGCACCACAAGGCGATGTCCGGCGTGGTCGGCGCGTACACCAAGGACGTCGAGCACCACACCCCGATCCACCCGGAGTACGCGGCGGTGCTGCTGGACGAGGAGGCGGCCGACGACGCGGTGTTCACCGTCGACACCGGGATGGGCAATGTCTGGGCCGCGCGTTACCTGACGCCGAACGGCAAGCGCCGGGTGATCGGGTCCTTCCTGCACGGGTCGATGGCGAACGCCGTGCCGCACGCCATCGGTGCCGCCTTCGCCCAGCGGGGCGACGCCGATGCGCCGCAGAAGCACGTGGTCGCGATCGCGGGTGACGGCGGCCTGTCGATGCTGCTCGGCGAGCTGATCACCCTGGTGCACTACAACCTGCCGGTGAAGATCATCCTGTTCGACAACGCCACCCTCGGGATGGTCCGGCTGGAGATGCTGGTCGACGGCCTGCCGAGCTTCGGCACCGACTCACCGTCGATCGACTATGCCGCCGTCGCGAAGGCGGTCGGCATCCCGGCGGTCCGGGTCGAGGACCCCACCCAGATCCGCACCGCGCTGCGCGAGGCGTTCAGCCACGACGGCCCGGCGCTGATCGACCTGGTCACCGACCCCCGCGCCCTGTCCCTGCCGCCGAAGATCACCCGGCAGCAGGTCACCGGCTTCACCGCCGCGATGAGCAAGGAGATCCTCGGCGGCGGCATGGGCGAGGTCATGTCCATGGCCCGCTCGAACCTGCGGAACATCCCCCGCCCCTGA
- a CDS encoding SCO7613 C-terminal domain-containing membrane protein: protein MRTHAWQTSLRRRLQDYTRCPDCAAPLIGATCGRCGLRLGGDDGIRLAAAADAVAAALGRHDDLVVAVRERQGLFRPGENGAGWRVAEVLPDPALWRGTADRWAPRPDPGGRFGGGSWPGGGAAEATAVRPPAPGDATTPASAHRSAAAPGPAGIPHAAAAPGYPGAAPYPVPAPRHPAAAPYPGAAPYARTAPHHPTAAPSRPGSPVDLGAVFALAGSGLFAAAALVFAFFVVDHNPLVRAAALALSTGISAVGTVLLGRRGLRSSAQAVAWLTAALAVVDSWVLALLVQGTARPLVAAVTFAAVIVGGVALARRTGLRAWSALVVLSPLVPLLLGVATDDIAGIAVGVAVAAVVSLVRRPFRELIGPQVGVRIPVESWLLVCWAVASLVVLPTLVTGAIARFDPGSSVGTPALLWIGLGVGLALTAVLAALQGWSEAAPGWLGIAGFLLVSAAAVVGAAVPTRIVTPVGAALVWAVLLIGGGRWRHGRLQRAALIGGGVGVLLSAVAVLESVRVVLEVVRRSVGAGQPDLIPLDVYGPMDIGSWRALVAAGCLLGLAVLVGRVAPADVEVRVPTAPGQFRVDRRPAWERTVARVLAPVATVIVAGTLPTLVSRWAVALLVAEAVLAVALVEVVRRIPRDRFWFPVLLTGAFGQVVLLAPLSWVARPSLVIGGVLVPVLLLRSRRVTAADLRWLPTTVAVGYGATVLGVALSWLGWSASTVLGLVALLLLALGIALTGTRLDTGSWASVWAVAAAPVALVLAWGVGERAWAAGWTAAALAAAEGVLAVTRRRPVPNDLRVLAAAALLPTAALGLINAGAMVLPGSAAPVLLPVIAVLAVTVALSASGADHRLAARGIAGVRRAAEWSAAATGGIGLAVALFWPTTGADTVLVVCALLAAGASVVATRADRRPVWWIAATLWVGVLWTALVWGGVGVVEAYTVPPALVAVGVGGWLTRRRPTRWWPLVASGLALLVAPTLVLLVAGQSIDMRAVALLVVATVLVGAAWPATHSVLRVPMGWAAGVAALAGPIRALWLAAVTPVGTDARNAVVFGGVLVWAVFGGLLIAGAGLLVVRRARAWALVPALAAVTVAGLAAVRPTWTVVWLALAIEAALLVMTALSVRSVVRGRNTVLPPAWCCWLIALAWAIGGWSLRDLRVEVFALPLGIGLTVAGLLATLQTRRTDPTRPGTPGTRSWPVGYSGSMATLAPGVAATLGPSLLAIWTDPATWRAILVVALCLVFMVFGARELMRAPLIIGSVTLGLAVLSVFGTRLGSDISAGPWLLTLLSAGGLLLVLGIYAERRKSGDGEVGRSLR, encoded by the coding sequence GTGCGAACTCATGCGTGGCAGACATCGTTGCGGCGTCGGCTCCAGGACTACACGCGGTGCCCGGACTGCGCCGCGCCCCTGATCGGAGCCACCTGCGGACGATGCGGTCTACGGCTCGGCGGTGACGACGGCATCCGGCTCGCGGCGGCGGCGGACGCTGTGGCGGCAGCCCTCGGCCGACATGACGACCTGGTCGTCGCGGTGCGTGAGCGCCAGGGATTGTTCCGGCCCGGGGAGAACGGCGCCGGGTGGCGGGTGGCCGAGGTGCTGCCCGATCCGGCGCTCTGGCGCGGAACGGCCGACCGGTGGGCGCCTCGACCGGACCCGGGCGGGCGGTTCGGCGGCGGGTCGTGGCCGGGTGGCGGTGCTGCCGAGGCCACCGCGGTGCGGCCGCCCGCCCCCGGGGACGCCACTACCCCGGCCAGCGCGCACCGGTCGGCGGCCGCCCCCGGCCCGGCAGGTATCCCGCACGCAGCGGCAGCACCCGGCTACCCCGGTGCCGCGCCCTACCCAGTTCCCGCGCCCCGCCACCCGGCTGCCGCCCCCTATCCCGGTGCCGCGCCCTACGCACGCACCGCCCCGCACCACCCAACCGCCGCACCGTCCCGACCCGGCTCGCCGGTCGACCTCGGCGCGGTCTTCGCGCTGGCAGGGTCGGGTCTGTTCGCCGCCGCCGCGCTGGTGTTCGCGTTCTTCGTGGTGGACCACAATCCGCTGGTCCGCGCGGCGGCGCTCGCGCTCTCGACCGGCATCTCGGCGGTCGGGACCGTCCTGCTCGGACGGCGTGGACTGCGGTCGTCCGCGCAGGCGGTGGCCTGGCTGACCGCGGCGCTCGCGGTGGTCGACTCCTGGGTGCTGGCGCTGCTGGTCCAGGGCACTGCCCGGCCGCTGGTCGCCGCCGTCACCTTTGCCGCGGTGATCGTCGGCGGCGTGGCGCTGGCTCGTCGGACCGGACTGCGTGCCTGGTCGGCGCTGGTGGTGCTCTCCCCGCTGGTGCCACTGCTGCTCGGCGTGGCCACCGACGACATCGCGGGGATCGCCGTCGGCGTGGCGGTCGCGGCGGTGGTCTCGCTGGTGCGCCGACCGTTCCGGGAGCTGATCGGGCCGCAGGTGGGTGTGCGCATCCCGGTGGAGTCGTGGCTGCTGGTCTGCTGGGCCGTGGCGTCGCTGGTGGTCCTGCCGACGCTGGTGACCGGGGCGATCGCCCGCTTCGACCCGGGGTCCTCGGTCGGCACCCCCGCACTGCTGTGGATCGGTCTCGGCGTCGGACTGGCGCTGACGGCCGTGCTCGCCGCGCTGCAGGGCTGGTCCGAGGCGGCGCCCGGATGGCTGGGCATCGCGGGGTTCCTGCTGGTCTCGGCCGCCGCGGTCGTGGGTGCGGCCGTCCCGACCCGGATCGTGACCCCGGTGGGGGCGGCTCTGGTGTGGGCGGTGCTCCTGATCGGCGGTGGCCGGTGGCGGCACGGCCGGTTGCAGCGGGCAGCGCTGATCGGCGGGGGAGTGGGAGTCCTGCTCAGTGCCGTCGCGGTCCTGGAATCCGTGCGGGTGGTGCTGGAGGTGGTGCGCCGGTCGGTGGGGGCGGGCCAGCCGGACCTGATCCCGCTGGACGTCTACGGCCCGATGGACATCGGGTCCTGGCGGGCACTGGTGGCGGCCGGCTGCCTGCTCGGTCTGGCGGTGCTGGTCGGCCGGGTGGCACCCGCGGACGTCGAGGTGCGGGTGCCCACCGCCCCGGGTCAGTTCCGGGTGGACCGGCGCCCGGCTTGGGAACGGACGGTCGCCCGGGTGCTGGCACCGGTGGCGACCGTGATCGTCGCGGGGACGCTGCCGACCCTGGTGAGCCGGTGGGCGGTGGCGTTGCTGGTCGCCGAAGCCGTGCTGGCGGTGGCGTTGGTCGAGGTGGTGCGCAGGATCCCGCGGGACAGGTTCTGGTTCCCGGTGCTGCTGACCGGGGCGTTCGGGCAGGTGGTGCTCCTGGCGCCGCTGAGCTGGGTGGCCAGGCCGTCGCTGGTGATCGGCGGCGTGCTGGTGCCGGTGCTGCTGCTCCGGTCGCGGCGGGTCACCGCCGCCGATCTGCGCTGGCTGCCGACCACGGTGGCGGTCGGGTACGGGGCGACGGTGCTGGGCGTGGCGCTGTCGTGGCTGGGGTGGTCGGCGTCGACGGTGCTCGGGTTGGTCGCACTGCTGCTGCTGGCCCTCGGGATCGCGCTCACCGGAACCCGGTTGGACACCGGATCGTGGGCGTCGGTCTGGGCGGTGGCGGCGGCGCCGGTCGCCCTGGTGCTGGCGTGGGGCGTGGGCGAGCGGGCCTGGGCGGCCGGCTGGACGGCGGCGGCGCTCGCGGCGGCCGAGGGGGTGCTGGCGGTCACCCGGCGTCGTCCGGTGCCGAACGACCTGCGGGTCCTCGCGGCCGCCGCGCTGTTGCCGACGGCCGCGCTGGGTCTGATCAACGCGGGGGCGATGGTGTTGCCCGGTTCCGCCGCGCCGGTGCTGCTCCCCGTGATCGCGGTGCTTGCCGTGACCGTCGCCCTGAGTGCCTCCGGGGCAGATCACCGGCTCGCGGCGCGCGGGATCGCCGGGGTGCGCCGCGCGGCGGAATGGTCGGCGGCGGCGACCGGCGGCATCGGATTGGCGGTCGCGCTGTTCTGGCCGACCACCGGCGCCGACACCGTGCTGGTGGTGTGCGCCCTGCTGGCTGCCGGAGCGAGCGTGGTCGCGACCAGGGCTGATCGGCGTCCGGTGTGGTGGATCGCGGCGACGCTGTGGGTCGGCGTGCTGTGGACCGCCCTGGTCTGGGGCGGCGTGGGCGTGGTCGAGGCGTACACCGTGCCGCCCGCGCTGGTCGCGGTCGGGGTCGGCGGCTGGTTGACCCGACGGCGACCGACCCGGTGGTGGCCGCTGGTGGCCTCCGGTCTGGCGTTGCTGGTCGCACCCACGCTGGTGCTGCTGGTCGCGGGGCAGTCGATCGACATGCGCGCGGTCGCGCTGCTGGTGGTCGCGACCGTGCTGGTCGGTGCCGCCTGGCCGGCCACCCACTCCGTGCTGCGCGTGCCGATGGGCTGGGCCGCGGGCGTTGCCGCGCTCGCGGGGCCGATCAGGGCGCTCTGGTTGGCGGCGGTGACGCCGGTCGGCACCGACGCCCGGAATGCCGTGGTCTTCGGCGGTGTCCTGGTGTGGGCGGTGTTCGGTGGGCTGCTGATCGCGGGTGCCGGGCTGCTCGTGGTGCGACGCGCCCGGGCCTGGGCGCTGGTTCCGGCGCTCGCCGCCGTCACGGTGGCCGGGCTCGCGGCTGTGCGACCGACCTGGACGGTGGTGTGGCTGGCGCTGGCGATCGAAGCTGCGCTGCTGGTGATGACCGCCCTCAGCGTGCGATCGGTGGTGCGAGGGCGGAACACGGTCCTGCCACCGGCCTGGTGCTGCTGGCTGATCGCGTTGGCCTGGGCGATCGGTGGTTGGAGCCTGCGCGATCTGCGGGTCGAGGTCTTCGCGCTGCCGCTCGGGATCGGACTGACCGTAGCGGGGCTGCTGGCCACGCTCCAGACCCGACGCACCGATCCCACCCGGCCGGGAACTCCCGGCACCAGGTCCTGGCCGGTCGGCTACTCCGGGTCGATGGCGACGCTGGCACCGGGCGTCGCCGCGACCCTCGGGCCGTCGCTGCTCGCGATCTGGACGGACCCCGCCACCTGGCGGGCGATCCTGGTGGTGGCGCTGTGCCTGGTGTTCATGGTGTTCGGTGCCCGGGAACTGATGCGGGCACCGCTGATCATCGGCTCGGTGACCCTCGGATTGGCGGTGCTGAGCGTCTTCGGCACCCGACTGGGCAGCGACATCTCGGCCGGACCGTGGCTGCTGACCCTGCTCTCCGCCGGAGGACTCTTGCTGGTGCTCGGCATCTACGCCGAACGCCGCAAGTCCGGTGACGGGGAGGTCGGCCGGT